Proteins encoded within one genomic window of bacterium:
- a CDS encoding GxxExxY protein: MLHSDITEKIIKSFYQVYNTLGYGFLEKVYENALIIELKKLGFYISQQQNIRVYYNGQEVGDYYADIVVNDQVIIELKSAESLREEHKAQLINYLKATDKEVGLVLNFGKTPEFKRVIFTNDRKEIEHGLHG; the protein is encoded by the coding sequence ATGTTACATTCTGATATAACGGAAAAGATCATTAAATCGTTTTACCAAGTTTATAACACATTGGGTTACGGATTCTTGGAGAAAGTTTACGAAAATGCACTTATTATTGAGTTGAAAAAGCTGGGATTTTATATATCACAACAGCAAAATATCAGAGTTTACTACAATGGTCAGGAAGTAGGAGATTATTATGCTGATATTGTTGTTAATGATCAGGTCATCATAGAACTTAAATCTGCCGAGAGTTTGAGGGAAGAACATAAAGCACAGTTGATAAATTATCTCAAGGCGACAGATAAAGAAGTTGGCCTTGTGTTAAATTTTGGTAAGACACCAGAATTCAAAAGGGTAATTTTTACAAATGACAGGAAGGAGATAGAACACGGATTGCACGGATGA
- the ispF gene encoding 2-C-methyl-D-erythritol 2,4-cyclodiphosphate synthase — protein sequence MRVGIGIDIHKLVKGRKLILGGVEIPYEKGLEGDSDADVLIHAIIDALLGSVGQGDIGRTFGVGKPELMGISSITLLERVYKIVTERNFIINNIDASIIAQEPQLSPYIDQMKKNVVKVINVEEEEVNIKATTTKGLGIIGEKEAIACVAVVSVVKIGYGTEG from the coding sequence ATGCGAGTTGGAATTGGAATTGATATTCATAAATTAGTCAAAGGTAGAAAATTGATCTTAGGTGGAGTAGAAATTCCTTATGAAAAGGGATTAGAAGGCGATTCGGATGCCGATGTTCTAATCCATGCAATTATTGATGCCTTATTAGGCAGTGTGGGGCAGGGAGATATTGGCAGAACATTCGGTGTAGGCAAACCTGAATTAATGGGAATTTCCAGCATTACCTTGTTAGAGAGAGTTTATAAAATAGTCACTGAGAGAAATTTTATTATAAATAATATTGATGCCTCCATTATCGCCCAAGAACCGCAATTGTCTCCATACATTGACCAGATGAAAAAGAATGTGGTTAAAGTGATTAATGTTGAGGAAGAGGAGGTAAATATCAAAGCTACTACGACTAAAGGACTCGGTATCATTGGTGAAAAAGAGGCAATTGCCTGTGTAGCCGTAGTAAGTGTGGTAAAAATAGGCTATGGAACAGAAGGTTAG